Proteins encoded within one genomic window of Epinephelus lanceolatus isolate andai-2023 chromosome 9, ASM4190304v1, whole genome shotgun sequence:
- the LOC144464250 gene encoding uncharacterized protein LOC144464250 — MSDNLSGVRMKYRAGFLTTLCTWMVILLQSSDSAGHALKKHAAGDSCKPKELTALTKSLVEESLKGFDKANGEHLGTWSPGFPQLKVHQDSSADGSKVQCSLLFMAQGLGKVLDDQKNNLNPTDVSLHEKLKNAISKVNMLTACVNDVLGGACSEKPAPPTMPKHTFDRKQWSHTLLKTARDYLAWLESKFVVHIPKVKGKSKIKHKGREATHKKHLAGSGYLL; from the exons ATGTCTGATAACTTGAGCGGAGTCAGAATGAAATACAGAGCAG GTTTTCTGACAACGCTGTGCACCTGGATGGTGATTCTGCTGCAAAGCTCAGACAGTGCAGGACATGCTCTAAAGAAACATGCAGCAGGTGATTCATGCAAACCGAAAGAGCTGACCGCCCTCACCAAAAGTCTAGTTGAAGAGAGCTTGAAAGGTTTT GACAAAGCCAATGGGGAACACCTTGGCACTTGGTCTCCAGGCTTCCCTCAGCTCAAGGTTCACCAGGACTCTTCTGCCGATGGGTCCAAAGTTCAGTGCAGCCTCCTCTTCATGGCTCAAggcctggggaaagtcctggaTGACCAGAAGAACAACCTCAATCCCACTGATGTTTCACTCCACGAGAAGCTCAAGAACGCCATCTCCAAGGTCAACATGCTCACAGCATGTGTGAACGATGTTCTCGGAGGCGCGTGCTCAGAGAAGCCAGCCCCACCCACTATGCCCAAGCACACGTTTGATAGGAAGCAGTGGAGTCACACTCTGCTGAAGACAGCCAGGGACTATCTGGCCTGGTTGGAGAGTAAGTTTGTGGTCCACATTCCAAAGGTCAAAGGGAAAAGTAAGATAAAGCATAAAGGTCGGGAGGCAACACACAAAAAGCACTTAGCGGGGAGCGGATATCTCTTGTAA
- the spring1 gene encoding SREBP regulating gene protein, which yields MMVLRRLLRKRWVLGVVFGLSLIYFLTSTLKQEERTIRDRTLLEVRDSDHRIPWKVRFNLGNSSRQITQCRNSIQGKTLLTDELGYVCERKDLLVNGCCNVNAPSSRQYICKSCLANGCCSIYEYCVSCCLQPDKQPLLERFLNRAAEGFQNLFTAVEDHFELCLAKCRTSSQSVQHENTYRNPQAKYCYGESPPELLPV from the exons ATGATGGTGCTACGGCGGTTACTGAGAAAGCGCTGGGTGCTGGGAGTAGTCTTCGGACTGTCTCTCATCTACTTTCTCACCAGCACACTAAAACAG GAGGAGCGAACTATACGAGACCGCACGCTCTTAGAAGTTAGAGATTCAGACCACCGCATCCCCTGGAAAGTCCGTTTCAACTTGggcaacagcagcagacagattACTCAGTGCAGAAACTCCATCCAGGGCAAGACGCTGCTCACAGACGAACTTG GTTACGTCTGTGAGAGGAAAGACTTGCTGGTGAATGGCTGCTGTAACGTCAATGCTCCCAGCTCCAGACAGTACATTTGTAAAAGCTGCCTGGCCAACGGCTGCTGCAGCATCTACGAGTATTGCGTGTCTTGCTGCCTCCAGCCTGATAAG caACCTCTCCTCGAGCGCTTCCTGAATCGTGCAGCTGAAGGTTTCCAGAATCTCTTCACTGCCGTGGAGGATCATTTCGAGCTGTGCCTGGCCAAGTGTAGGACCTCTTCACAA aGTGTTCAACATGAAAACACGTACCGAAACCCTCAAGCAAAGTACTGCTACGGCGAGAGTCCTCCAGAGCTCCTTCCTGTATGA